One Bos taurus isolate L1 Dominette 01449 registration number 42190680 breed Hereford chromosome 16, ARS-UCD2.0, whole genome shotgun sequence DNA window includes the following coding sequences:
- the LOC101905351 gene encoding maestro heat-like repeat-containing protein family member 7 isoform X1, whose translation MDSPPDRHPDHRQKLNKITFSGLPDRVSGSPHLAGLRQSEREAYECIQEFLEQGQLLEMDKLKFLSAVDTLSGAVHAQANGNMDDFFPKTVLAEKITKLILEESTEALVSTVRQQAMLCVVALSQVNPPLHLSQKLDLATAGISSIIPLPLIMPSLDRKESASLYLQTIQALDDMLQALMMEDLEPSMVFLQSFLEVVLPCLVQSDKVHEQTRILGAISRILRFICNFPELAHTAEFSMTGKLMGTLGLLCMSPNLEVGMAASEALHYLFKVLALQRSVKQKTENILKELQKHFRGEWLASIQDLTMFFRKYLTPEERADVMLVSLEALTKPSRHDARAASRVLRTILKSSVPDIGKVPEIIKHVYHHMPSATDATAQETIRKVLHVLAQTYTDEVVLTLFEMDEQSQRGARKPWEILASFPKGYEVIMEHLLQRLTPQQRSRPQEPGCRAQISPLIATRALHELLLEPSRRMEVQAFFPHLFLALLFRISSLLGVGAAQPPVSQGMDPVSCSVEALKTLMRSAGYSDHVSYIQKLQGWELLTSLERHHEGVALLGRAMVVRSCWHTRPVFRLTVRVLQDPDLENHMTALVFFTEASGQDWGLGGGLPLLEQLLQGAVA comes from the exons ATGGACTCCCCTCCTGACCGTCATCCCGACCATCgtcaaaaattaaacaaaatcacTTTTTCGGGACTGCCTGACCGCGTCTCTGGGAGCCCTCACTTGGCGG GACTGCGCCAGTCAGAAAGAGAAGCCTATGAGTGCATCCAGGAATTTCTAGAACAAGGGCAGCTG CTCGAGATGGACAAGCTGAAGTTCCTGAGTGCAGTGGACACCTTGAGTGGTGCTGTCCACGCCCAGGCAAATGGCAACATGGACGATTTCTTTCCGAAAACTGTCTTGGCCGAGAAAATCACG AAATTAATTCTCGAAGAGTCCACAGAGGCCCTGGTCAGCACTGTGCGGCAGCAAGCCATGCTCTGCGTCGTGGCCCTGAG ccaGGTGAACCCGCCGCTCCACCTGTCCCAGAAGCTGGACCTGGCCACCGCCGGCATCTCCAGCATCATCCCTCTGCCGCTCATCATGCCCAGCCTGGACCGCAAGGAAAGCGCCAGCCTCTACCTCCAG ACAATCCAGGCCTTGGACGACATGTTACAGGCTCTCATGATGGAGGATCTGGAGCCAAGCATGGTCTTCCTGCAGAGCTTCCTGGAG GTCGTCCTGCCTTGCTTGGTGCAGTCGGATAAAGTGCACGAGCAGACCCGGATCTTGGGCGCCATTTCCCGGATCCTGAGGTTTATCTGCAATTTCCCCGAGCTGGCG CACACGGCGGAGTTCTCCATGACTGGGAAGCTGATGGGCACGCTGGGCCTCCTCTGCATGAGCCCCAACCTGGAGGTCGGCATGGCGGCCTCGGAAGCGCTGCACTACCTGTTCAAAGTCCTCGCGCTGCAGAGAA GTGTGAAACAGAAGACAGAGAACATCTTGAAGGAGCTGCAGAAGCACTTCCGGGGGGAGTGGCTGGCCAGCATACAGGACCTCACGATG TTCTTCAGGAAGTACCTGACTCCCGAGGAGCGAGCAGACGTGATGCTGGTGTCGTTGGAGGCCCTGACCAAGCCCAGCAGGCACGACGCCCGGGCGGCCTCCAGGGTGCTGCGGACGATCCTGAAGTCCTCCGTCCCCGACATTGGGAAG gtGCCTGAAATCATCAAGCACGTTTACCACCACATGCCCAGCGCCACGGACGCCACGGCCCAGGAGACCATCCGGAAGGTGCTCCACGTGCTGGCCCAGACCTACACGGATGAGGTGGTCCTGACGCTCTTCGAGATGGACGAGCAGTCCCAGAG GGGGGCTCGCAAGCCCTGGGAGATCCTGGCGTCCTTCCCCAAAGGCTACGAAGTGATCATGGAGCACCTCCTGCAGAGGCTGACCCCCCAGCAGAGGTCTCGGCCCCAGGAGCCCGGCTGCAGAGCGCAGATCTCTCCATTGATC GCCACCAGGGCCCTCCACGAGCTGCTGCTGGAGCCCAGCCGGAGGATGGAGGTGCAGGCCTTCTTTCCGCACCTGTTCCTGGCCCTGCTGTTCCGCATCTCCtccctcctgggggtgggggccgcCCAGCCCCCTGTGAGCCAGGGGATGGACCCCGTCAG CTGCTCCGTGGAGGCGCTGAAGACCTTGATGAGGAGTGCAGGGTACAGCGACCACGTGTCCTACATTCAGAAGCTGCAGGGCTGGGAGCTGCTCACCAGTCTGGAGAGACACCATGAGGGGGTGGCCCTGCTGGGCAG GGCCATGGTCGTCCGCAGCTGCTGGCACACCCGCCCGGTGTTCCGCCTCACCGTCCGCGTCCTCCAGGACCCGGACCTCGAGAACCACATGACGGCTCTTGTGTTCTTCACTGAGGCGAGTGGCCAGGactgggggttgggtgggggccTGCCCCTCCTGGAGCAGTTACTCCAGGGGGCTGTGGCCTGA
- the INAVA gene encoding innate immunity activator protein isoform X2, which produces MDSKDEVSDTDSGIILQSGPDSPVSPAKELTHAVRKQQRALEERLEACLEELRRLCLREAELTGILPAEFPLKPGEKVPKVRRRIGAAYKLDEWALHREDPLSGLERQLALQLQIAEAARRLCREGNLGRQVRRQRQHAVRLEEEKLRQLQRCLGERQGRPPPSPAPGPELSASDDSSLSDGLPREEEALQVPKPPLEAPDPPARPLPPQSLEGLQPAGPAMGGLERAPIQNSPWKETSLDHPYEKPRKSSEAGSESSSPASTPQDGPSTSSLWLLEPASYCVVPIRSVPGQRQGRTSAPATPDMQGRRGHSQPLRSDPFRAGPDGRGRSALPRRRPTYYTVTAPEPCCARPAPAPRACRSCSEDSGSEVSSLSHPTPPGSSSPDISFLRPLSPPAPSRPPRGPAAPRPRPPPACLRATRYVVLAEGPPPPAQWAEWGPGRGEDAAPARWQRPPPAHGRVARTPSLRDHPAGRGLSKAAVSEELKSWHERARLRSARPHSLDRQGAFRVRSLPPGADSFVRAPAPRGQVPTVCVLRRSPEGAPVQVFVPENGEIMSQV; this is translated from the exons GCAGTCAG GCCCCGACAGCCCGGTGTCCCCCGCGAAGGAGCTGACCCACGCCGTGCGGAAGCAGCAGCGGGCCCTGGAGGAGCGGCTGGAAGCCTGCCTGGAGGAGCTGAGGAGGCTCTGCCTGCGGGAGGCG GAGCTGACGGGCATCCTGCCTGCGGAGTTCCCCCTCAAACCCGGGGAGAAGGTCCCCAAGGTCCGCCGCAGGATCGGAGCCGCTTATAAGCTGGACGAGTGGGCCCTGCACAGGGAG GACCCACTGAGCGGCCTGGAGCGCCAACTGGCCCTGCAGCTGCAGATCGCTGAGGCAGCGCGGCGCCTGTGCCGCGAGGGGAACCTGGGCCGCCAGGTGCGCCGGCAGCGCCAGCACGCGGTGCGCCTGGAGGAGGAGAAGCTGCGGCAGCTGCAGCGCTGCCTGGGGGAGCGGCAGGGGCGCCCCCCACCCAGCCCGGCGCCCGGCCCAG AGCTCAGCGCCTCGGATGACAGCTCCCTGTCGGACGGGCTGCCCCGGGAGGAAG AGGCACTGCAAGTGCCAAAACCGCCCCTGGAGGCCCCAGATCCACCCGCCAGGCCTCTCCCGCCCCAGAGCCTCGAGGGGCTGCAGCCAGCAGGCCCCGCGATGGGGGGCCTGGAGCGGGCCCCCATCCAGAACAGCCCCTGGAAGGAGACGAGTCTGGACCACCCCTATGAGAAGCCCAGGAAGTCTTCCGAGGCTGGAAGCGAGTCCAG CAGCCCGGCCAGCACCCCACAGGATGGGCCGAGCACCTCCAGCCTCTGGCTGCTGGAGCCCGCCTCCTACTGCGTGGTCCCCATCCGCAGTGTTCCTGGGCAGCGGCAGGGCCGTACCAGTGCCCCGGCCACCCCTGACATGCAGGGCAGGAGGGGCCATTCGCAGCCCCTGAG GAGCGACCCCTTCCGCGCGGGCCCCGACGGCCGGGGTCGCAGCGCCCTCCCGCGGCGCCGCCCCACTTACTACACGGTGACGGCGCCGGAGCCCTGCTGTGCCCGCCCCGCACCCGCGCCGCGCGCCTGCCGCTCATGCTCCGAGGACAGCGGCTCCGAAGTGTCCAGCCTGTCGCACCCCACGCCGCCCGGCAGCAGCAGCCCCGACATCTCCTTCCTGCGGCCCCTCTCCCCGCCCGCGCCGTCCCGCCCGCCCCGCGGCCCCGCCGCGCCCCGGCCCCGGCCGCCCCCCGCCTGCCTGCGGGCCACGCGCTACGTGGTGCTGGCCGAGGGCCCCCCGCCGCCTGCCCAGTGGGCCGAGTGGGGCCCGGGCCGCGGCGAGGACGCGGCCCCCGCGCGCTGGCAGCGCCCGCCGCCCGCCCACGGCCGCGTGGCCCGGACGCCCTCGCTGCGCGACCACCCCGCGGGCCGCGGGCTCAGCAAGGCTGCCGTGTCCGAGGAGCTCAAGTCGTGGCACGAGCGGGCCCGGCTCCGGAGCGCGCGCCCCCACTCGCTGGACCGCCAGGGGGCGTTCCGCGTGCGCAGCCTGCCGCCGGGCGCCGACAGCTTTGTGCGGGCGCCCGCCCCGCGCGGACAG GTGCCCACGGTGTGCGTGCTCCGGAGATCGCCTGAGGGGGCCCCCGTGCAAGTTTTTGTACCTGAGAATGGCGAGATCATGAGCCAGGTGTAA
- the LOC101905351 gene encoding maestro heat-like repeat-containing protein family member 1 isoform X2: MDSPPDRHPDHRQKLNKITFSGLPDRVSGSPHLAGLRQSEREAYECIQEFLEQGQLLEMDKLKFLSAVDTLSGAVHAQANGNMDDFFPKTVLAEKITKLILEESTEALVSTVRQQAMLCVVALSQVNPPLHLSQKLDLATAGISSIIPLPLIMPSLDRKESASLYLQTIQALDDMLQALMMEDLEPSMVFLQSFLEVVLPCLVQSDKVHEQTRILGAISRILRFICNFPELAHTAEFSMTGKLMGTLGLLCMSPNLEVGMAASEALHYLFKVLALQRSVKQKTENILKELQKHFRGEWLASIQDLTMFFRKYLTPEERADVMLVSLEALTKPSRHDARAASRVLRTILKSSVPDIGKVPEIIKHVYHHMPSATDATAQETIRKVLHVLAQTYTDEVVLTLFEMDEQSQRGARKPWEILASFPKGYEVIMEHLLQRLTPQQRSRPQEPGCRAQISPLIVRGPAAAAPWRR, encoded by the exons ATGGACTCCCCTCCTGACCGTCATCCCGACCATCgtcaaaaattaaacaaaatcacTTTTTCGGGACTGCCTGACCGCGTCTCTGGGAGCCCTCACTTGGCGG GACTGCGCCAGTCAGAAAGAGAAGCCTATGAGTGCATCCAGGAATTTCTAGAACAAGGGCAGCTG CTCGAGATGGACAAGCTGAAGTTCCTGAGTGCAGTGGACACCTTGAGTGGTGCTGTCCACGCCCAGGCAAATGGCAACATGGACGATTTCTTTCCGAAAACTGTCTTGGCCGAGAAAATCACG AAATTAATTCTCGAAGAGTCCACAGAGGCCCTGGTCAGCACTGTGCGGCAGCAAGCCATGCTCTGCGTCGTGGCCCTGAG ccaGGTGAACCCGCCGCTCCACCTGTCCCAGAAGCTGGACCTGGCCACCGCCGGCATCTCCAGCATCATCCCTCTGCCGCTCATCATGCCCAGCCTGGACCGCAAGGAAAGCGCCAGCCTCTACCTCCAG ACAATCCAGGCCTTGGACGACATGTTACAGGCTCTCATGATGGAGGATCTGGAGCCAAGCATGGTCTTCCTGCAGAGCTTCCTGGAG GTCGTCCTGCCTTGCTTGGTGCAGTCGGATAAAGTGCACGAGCAGACCCGGATCTTGGGCGCCATTTCCCGGATCCTGAGGTTTATCTGCAATTTCCCCGAGCTGGCG CACACGGCGGAGTTCTCCATGACTGGGAAGCTGATGGGCACGCTGGGCCTCCTCTGCATGAGCCCCAACCTGGAGGTCGGCATGGCGGCCTCGGAAGCGCTGCACTACCTGTTCAAAGTCCTCGCGCTGCAGAGAA GTGTGAAACAGAAGACAGAGAACATCTTGAAGGAGCTGCAGAAGCACTTCCGGGGGGAGTGGCTGGCCAGCATACAGGACCTCACGATG TTCTTCAGGAAGTACCTGACTCCCGAGGAGCGAGCAGACGTGATGCTGGTGTCGTTGGAGGCCCTGACCAAGCCCAGCAGGCACGACGCCCGGGCGGCCTCCAGGGTGCTGCGGACGATCCTGAAGTCCTCCGTCCCCGACATTGGGAAG gtGCCTGAAATCATCAAGCACGTTTACCACCACATGCCCAGCGCCACGGACGCCACGGCCCAGGAGACCATCCGGAAGGTGCTCCACGTGCTGGCCCAGACCTACACGGATGAGGTGGTCCTGACGCTCTTCGAGATGGACGAGCAGTCCCAGAG GGGGGCTCGCAAGCCCTGGGAGATCCTGGCGTCCTTCCCCAAAGGCTACGAAGTGATCATGGAGCACCTCCTGCAGAGGCTGACCCCCCAGCAGAGGTCTCGGCCCCAGGAGCCCGGCTGCAGAGCGCAGATCTCTCCATTGATCGTACGCGGGCCCGCAGCGG CTGCTCCGTGGAGGCGCTGA